Proteins co-encoded in one Opitutus terrae PB90-1 genomic window:
- a CDS encoding purine-cytosine permease family protein, producing the protein MADVSTPTPPAAVNEYERERVPDSALKGPTSFWGMYAGEHTAGTEFMLGPLFIAWGATAIDVILGLLLGNILAVLTWRFLTAPIATDLRVTLYYKLEKICGRRLVSLYNVANGVLFCFLAGAMVTVSATAVGVPFPGVKMPAFTDMMPTGLAWCVLVVILGSLQTIVAVRGYSFVARVGHLAAPWMFLVFVACGLTTLPKLSSLDVSTIWTGVPIAGQTRIGFVGIVLFAWLCNAAMHLGMSDLSILRYARKPSSGWAASAGMFLGHYVAWICASLLFALELQQRGSSASNAPGPMVFAATGWAGLICVVIAGWTTANPTIYRAGLAFQGVLPKISRNTGTIIAGAIATIAGLFPAFAMKLLDFVGIYGTVLAPVGAIIVIDHYFAKRLGITRDWAEAARSSFNLAALLAWILPVAAFFYFYKVHHVFASYMTVPVWITCGLLYVVFSKTLLRQPRPISA; encoded by the coding sequence ATGGCTGATGTTTCGACCCCCACCCCGCCCGCCGCGGTCAACGAATACGAGCGCGAACGCGTCCCCGATTCGGCGCTGAAAGGGCCGACGTCGTTCTGGGGCATGTATGCCGGCGAACACACCGCGGGCACGGAGTTCATGCTCGGGCCGCTCTTCATCGCGTGGGGCGCCACGGCCATCGACGTCATCCTCGGCCTGCTGCTGGGCAACATCCTCGCGGTGCTCACGTGGCGTTTTCTGACCGCTCCGATCGCCACGGACCTGCGCGTGACCCTTTACTACAAGCTCGAGAAAATTTGCGGCCGCCGGCTCGTCTCCCTCTACAACGTGGCGAACGGCGTGCTCTTCTGTTTCCTCGCCGGCGCGATGGTGACCGTGTCCGCCACGGCGGTCGGCGTGCCGTTCCCCGGCGTGAAGATGCCCGCGTTCACCGACATGATGCCGACGGGACTCGCCTGGTGCGTGCTCGTGGTGATCCTCGGTTCGCTGCAGACGATCGTCGCGGTGCGCGGCTACAGCTTCGTCGCGCGCGTCGGCCATCTCGCCGCCCCCTGGATGTTCCTCGTCTTCGTGGCGTGCGGATTGACCACGCTGCCGAAGCTCAGCTCGCTCGATGTTTCCACCATTTGGACCGGCGTGCCGATCGCCGGGCAAACGCGCATCGGGTTCGTCGGCATCGTGCTGTTCGCGTGGCTCTGCAACGCCGCCATGCACCTCGGCATGTCCGACCTCTCCATCCTGCGTTACGCCCGCAAGCCCTCCTCCGGTTGGGCGGCCAGCGCCGGCATGTTCCTCGGTCACTACGTCGCGTGGATCTGCGCCTCACTGCTCTTCGCGCTCGAGCTCCAGCAGCGCGGCAGCAGCGCCTCGAACGCGCCGGGGCCGATGGTGTTCGCCGCGACCGGCTGGGCCGGGCTGATCTGCGTCGTGATCGCCGGCTGGACCACCGCCAACCCGACGATCTACCGCGCCGGTCTCGCTTTCCAGGGCGTGCTGCCGAAGATTTCGCGCAACACCGGCACGATCATCGCCGGCGCCATCGCCACGATCGCCGGCCTGTTCCCCGCCTTCGCGATGAAGCTGCTCGATTTCGTCGGCATCTACGGCACCGTCCTCGCGCCCGTCGGCGCCATCATCGTCATCGATCACTATTTCGCCAAGCGGCTCGGGATCACGCGGGACTGGGCCGAGGCAGCGCGCTCCTCCTTTAATCTGGCCGCGCTGCTGGCGTGGATTCTTCCGGTCGCCGCCTTCTTCTATTTCTACAAGGTCCACCACGTCTTCGCCTCCTACATGACCGTGCCGGTGTGGATCACCTGCGGACTCCTGTATGTGGTGTTCTCGAAGACGCTGCTCCGCCAACCTCGTCCCATTTCAGCATGA
- a CDS encoding glycosyl hydrolase — MHRRFLAAILLGAPALLESAAAAPETPAAPPPAAAQPLAWPEVHRETKPWSRWWWFGNIADEKSVTAQLEACAAAGLGGLEITPIYGVRGYEDRFVPFLSPRWMELLRHTLVESRRLGLGIDLATGTGWPFGGPWLQPEDVAHTLAHRVYEIKPGERLGEPVRLTATGLVRVAGPRPVKLEELREPITANANLQELALDQVRFPKPMRLVSLMAFPLALAGVAPTPLDLTSRVRADGSLDWTAPADAGTWTLYALFAGPHGKMVERAAPGGEGFALDHFSSTALRAYLARFDAAFAEGHLLSDLPSAAGADSAPRLRAFFNDSYEVDDADGEANWTPRFLEEFQKRRGYDLRAHLPELLATTENDFSARVRSDYRETISDLLLDEFTNPWREWAHQHGALIRNQAHNSPANILDLYAASDIPEQEGNGFLAMKLASSAAHVSGKPLASAETATWLNEHFLTTLAELKQNTDEFLLAGINHVCYHGTALSPLDAAWPGFNFYASVELNPLNPFWRDFTALNAYVARAQSFLQSGTPDEDVLLYYNIHDRWAERGNGRMPHFGHGGRDPSGSLAATAAALHEAGVGFDYVSDRQLQKITPDRAIVVPQTTFMPEATLARLVELAAQGATILFVDHLPRSAPGLAGLNASGRFEQLLQKIQTQLAPSDVLSAAKLDGGQFLLGPGIRELLDRCPGIARESLRPFGLEFVRRRTDAGALYFLVNRSNQPIDRWIPLQSPAAAAALFDPMTGNAGLAAIHSSGPTGSASIPPAHSDGARASRAPTEIYLQLAPGESCVVQLHATPVAGPAWHYWQRAGEPHLLTGDWSVTFTAGGPALPAAAQLHALTSWTDFAGEAGRAFSGTAVYTRRFARPSGDAPAWELDLGTVGDSARVTLNGRELGVLIQPPWRVVIPANEWRDENALEIDVTNLAANRIADLDRRGASWKIFYNANFPARFRENVGPDRQFTAARWLPRNSGLLGPVKLTPLQKSDPTL; from the coding sequence ATGCACCGTCGCTTCCTTGCCGCCATCCTCCTCGGCGCCCCAGCGCTGCTCGAGTCCGCCGCGGCCGCGCCGGAGACTCCGGCGGCTCCGCCGCCGGCCGCCGCGCAACCGCTCGCCTGGCCCGAGGTGCACCGCGAGACGAAGCCGTGGTCTCGCTGGTGGTGGTTCGGCAACATCGCCGACGAAAAATCGGTCACTGCCCAACTGGAAGCCTGCGCCGCCGCCGGTCTTGGCGGCCTCGAGATCACGCCGATCTATGGCGTGCGCGGATACGAGGATCGGTTCGTACCGTTTCTTTCACCGCGTTGGATGGAGTTGCTGCGGCACACGCTCGTCGAATCACGCCGACTCGGACTGGGCATCGATCTCGCCACCGGCACCGGCTGGCCGTTTGGCGGGCCGTGGCTCCAGCCCGAAGACGTCGCCCACACGCTCGCGCATCGCGTTTATGAAATAAAACCCGGCGAACGATTGGGCGAACCTGTCCGGCTCACCGCCACCGGGCTCGTGCGTGTCGCCGGTCCGCGGCCGGTGAAGCTCGAGGAACTACGCGAGCCGATCACCGCCAACGCAAACCTTCAGGAGCTCGCACTCGATCAAGTGCGGTTTCCAAAACCGATGCGGCTGGTGTCGCTCATGGCTTTCCCGCTCGCCCTCGCCGGCGTCGCACCCACTCCGCTCGACCTCACCTCACGCGTCCGCGCCGACGGCTCGCTCGACTGGACCGCGCCCGCCGACGCGGGCACGTGGACGCTCTACGCGCTGTTCGCAGGTCCGCACGGCAAGATGGTCGAGCGCGCCGCCCCCGGCGGCGAGGGCTTCGCGCTCGATCACTTCTCCTCTACCGCGCTGCGCGCCTACCTCGCCCGCTTCGACGCCGCATTCGCCGAAGGTCACCTGTTAAGTGACCTTCCTTCCGCGGCCGGTGCGGATTCGGCGCCACGGCTGCGCGCGTTCTTCAACGATTCCTACGAGGTCGACGACGCCGACGGCGAAGCGAACTGGACGCCGCGTTTTCTGGAGGAATTCCAAAAACGCCGCGGCTACGACCTACGCGCGCACCTGCCGGAGCTGCTCGCCACCACCGAGAACGACTTCAGCGCGCGCGTGCGCAGCGACTACCGCGAAACGATCTCCGACCTGCTCCTCGACGAATTCACGAATCCGTGGCGCGAGTGGGCGCACCAGCACGGGGCGTTGATCCGCAACCAGGCGCACAACTCGCCGGCGAACATCCTCGATCTCTACGCCGCGAGCGACATTCCCGAGCAGGAGGGCAACGGCTTCCTGGCTATGAAGCTCGCCTCTTCCGCCGCGCACGTCAGCGGCAAGCCGCTCGCGTCGGCCGAAACCGCCACGTGGCTCAACGAGCACTTCCTCACCACGCTCGCCGAACTGAAGCAGAATACCGACGAATTCCTGTTGGCCGGCATCAATCACGTTTGCTACCACGGCACCGCGCTCTCACCGCTCGACGCCGCGTGGCCCGGGTTCAATTTCTACGCGTCAGTCGAACTGAATCCGCTGAACCCGTTCTGGCGCGATTTCACCGCGCTCAACGCCTACGTCGCCCGCGCGCAATCGTTCCTGCAGTCCGGCACGCCGGACGAGGACGTCCTGCTCTATTATAATATCCACGACCGCTGGGCGGAACGCGGCAATGGCCGGATGCCGCACTTCGGCCACGGCGGCCGCGATCCGTCCGGTTCGCTCGCCGCCACCGCCGCCGCGCTGCACGAAGCCGGTGTCGGTTTCGACTATGTGTCCGATCGGCAACTGCAAAAGATCACGCCCGACCGCGCGATCGTGGTGCCGCAAACCACGTTCATGCCCGAGGCGACGCTGGCGCGCCTGGTGGAACTCGCTGCGCAGGGCGCGACCATTCTCTTCGTCGATCATCTTCCCCGCAGCGCGCCCGGGTTGGCGGGGCTCAACGCGTCGGGACGTTTCGAGCAACTCCTGCAGAAGATTCAAACCCAGCTCGCACCCAGCGACGTCCTCAGCGCGGCCAAGCTGGACGGCGGCCAGTTCCTGCTCGGCCCGGGCATTCGCGAATTGCTCGATCGTTGTCCCGGGATCGCGCGTGAATCACTTCGCCCGTTCGGACTCGAATTCGTCCGCCGTCGGACCGACGCCGGCGCGCTCTATTTCCTCGTCAACCGTAGCAACCAACCGATCGACCGCTGGATCCCGCTGCAATCACCCGCCGCCGCGGCCGCGCTCTTCGACCCCATGACCGGCAACGCCGGCCTCGCGGCGATCCACTCGTCCGGTCCGACTGGGAGCGCGAGCATCCCGCCCGCTCATTCAGACGGCGCGCGAGCCTCCCGCGCTCCCACTGAAATCTACCTCCAACTCGCACCCGGCGAATCCTGCGTCGTTCAGCTCCACGCCACACCCGTCGCCGGTCCCGCCTGGCACTACTGGCAGCGCGCCGGCGAACCGCACCTGCTCACCGGCGACTGGTCAGTGACGTTCACGGCCGGCGGCCCCGCGCTTCCCGCCGCCGCGCAACTTCACGCGCTCACCTCGTGGACCGACTTTGCCGGCGAGGCCGGCCGAGCGTTCTCCGGCACTGCCGTCTACACGCGGCGCTTCGCGCGTCCCTCGGGCGACGCGCCGGCGTGGGAGCTCGATCTCGGCACCGTCGGCGACAGCGCGCGCGTGACGCTGAATGGCCGCGAACTCGGCGTCCTGATTCAGCCGCCGTGGCGAGTCGTGATCCCGGCGAACGAATGGCGCGACGAAAACGCCCTCGAGATCGACGTCACCAATCTCGCCGCCAACCGCATCGCCGACCTCGACCGCCGAGGCGCCTCGTGGAAAATTTTCTACAACGCGAATTTCCCCGCGCGTTTTCGCGAAAACGTCGGCCCGGATCGGCAGTTCACGGCCGCGCGCTGGTTGCCGCGCAACTCCGGGCTG
- a CDS encoding tetratricopeptide repeat protein, translating to MPDARSSAPPLPARRGGARRWLGFGAALLALVAFVYAPTLSAPFHLDDAESIVGNATLRDFWSFAWAKPPATGGETVSGRPVLNFTFALNQAWGGLDVRGYHVVNVLIHALAALVLFGVVRRGLALARGRAAKSAVAPVSATTLAGECSYYEHWRESGIAFFVAALWAVHPLQTSAVSYVAQRAESLAGLFYLLVLYGFIRGAEAAGSGGGAVVQVHRRDARAPATGARWFTFSVAACLLGVGTKETIVTAPLVVLLADRAFVTGGFAAAWRARRRYYLALAATWLVLGALVVANRGRGGSAGFGASITSWEYLVTQAGAVGHYLQLVFWPTGQVFDYGVALAPLAAVWPQALLLLGLAGVGFWLLARNQAGGFLIASFFLLLAPSSSLVPIATQTVAEHRMYLASAVVIAAVAFGCWRAMQRLASSRTGAWVTSAALGAAVLALGVAAHGRNQLYRSELALWQDTVAKRPDNPRAHHNFGLALAAAGRSDEAMAEFRRAIALQPNHVFAHTQLALALLDRGEPEAASAHFRAALAADPSYAAARVNLGRALARLGRTDEAATEYEAVLRAEPGAVDAGTNLAALLLARGETERAAALLAAATAAAPALAEPHYHYGLALEQLGRIAEAESALRQATELKPDWAEPWLALGNVLARRGEAEPAERAYRSALHLAPRTAAAHYGLGNLLAQRRNFRAAMEEFQAVLAIDPAHVPARNNLGNCQLVTGQLREAVATYEEVLRARPNDAAVERNLALARELLRSGGHGP from the coding sequence ATGCCTGACGCCCGCTCCTCTGCTCCGCCGCTGCCCGCCCGGCGCGGGGGCGCGCGTCGCTGGCTGGGGTTCGGCGCGGCGCTGCTGGCGCTGGTGGCGTTCGTCTATGCGCCGACGTTGTCCGCGCCGTTTCACTTGGACGACGCGGAGTCGATCGTGGGCAATGCGACGCTCCGCGATTTCTGGTCGTTCGCGTGGGCGAAGCCGCCGGCCACCGGCGGCGAGACGGTGAGCGGCCGGCCGGTGCTCAACTTCACGTTTGCGCTCAACCAAGCCTGGGGCGGACTCGACGTGCGTGGTTATCATGTCGTCAACGTCCTGATCCACGCGCTCGCCGCGCTCGTGCTGTTTGGCGTGGTGCGGCGAGGCCTCGCCTTGGCCCGCGGCCGCGCCGCGAAGAGCGCGGTCGCTCCTGTCTCCGCGACGACGCTGGCCGGCGAATGTTCGTACTACGAACATTGGCGGGAGAGTGGGATCGCGTTTTTCGTGGCGGCGCTGTGGGCGGTACATCCGCTGCAAACGAGCGCGGTAAGCTATGTCGCACAACGCGCCGAGTCGCTGGCGGGGCTGTTTTATTTGCTGGTGCTGTATGGGTTCATCCGCGGCGCGGAAGCGGCTGGCTCCGGCGGTGGTGCCGTGGTTCAGGTTCACAGGCGCGATGCCCGTGCCCCGGCAACGGGTGCACGATGGTTCACGTTCTCGGTTGCAGCCTGTCTGCTCGGCGTGGGCACGAAAGAGACGATCGTCACGGCGCCGCTCGTGGTGCTGCTCGCGGATCGCGCATTCGTGACCGGCGGCTTTGCTGCGGCGTGGCGCGCGCGCCGGCGGTATTACCTCGCGCTTGCTGCCACTTGGCTCGTGCTCGGCGCGTTGGTGGTGGCAAATCGCGGCCGTGGCGGTTCGGCGGGATTCGGTGCGAGCATCACCTCATGGGAATATCTGGTGACGCAGGCCGGGGCGGTCGGGCACTACTTGCAATTGGTGTTTTGGCCGACGGGGCAGGTATTCGACTACGGCGTGGCGCTCGCGCCGCTGGCGGCGGTGTGGCCGCAAGCGCTGCTCCTGCTCGGGCTCGCGGGCGTGGGGTTCTGGCTGCTCGCGCGCAACCAGGCGGGTGGTTTTCTGATCGCGAGCTTTTTCCTTCTCTTGGCGCCGAGCTCGAGTCTCGTGCCGATCGCCACGCAGACTGTGGCCGAGCATCGGATGTATTTGGCGTCGGCGGTGGTGATCGCGGCGGTCGCGTTCGGATGCTGGCGCGCGATGCAGCGGCTGGCCTCGTCGCGGACTGGCGCTTGGGTCACGAGTGCCGCTCTGGGAGCGGCGGTCCTGGCGCTGGGAGTGGCGGCCCATGGGCGCAACCAGCTCTATCGCTCGGAGCTCGCGCTCTGGCAGGACACGGTGGCGAAACGGCCGGACAATCCCCGCGCTCATCACAACTTCGGACTGGCGCTCGCCGCCGCCGGGCGGAGCGACGAAGCGATGGCCGAGTTTCGTCGCGCGATCGCGCTGCAGCCGAACCATGTTTTTGCGCATACCCAGCTCGCATTGGCGTTGCTCGATCGCGGCGAACCGGAGGCGGCGAGCGCGCATTTCCGCGCCGCGTTGGCGGCTGATCCGAGCTATGCCGCGGCGCGGGTGAATCTCGGCCGCGCGCTGGCGCGGCTCGGTCGCACCGACGAGGCCGCGACGGAATACGAGGCGGTGCTCCGCGCTGAGCCGGGGGCCGTCGATGCGGGCACCAATCTCGCTGCGCTACTGCTGGCACGCGGTGAGACCGAGCGCGCGGCCGCGCTGCTCGCCGCGGCAACCGCCGCGGCCCCCGCGCTGGCGGAACCACATTACCACTACGGGCTCGCGCTCGAGCAGTTGGGTCGGATCGCTGAGGCCGAAAGCGCGTTGCGTCAGGCCACCGAGCTGAAGCCGGACTGGGCCGAGCCGTGGCTGGCCCTGGGGAACGTGCTCGCGCGGCGCGGCGAGGCGGAGCCGGCGGAGCGCGCCTATCGTTCCGCGCTCCACCTCGCACCGCGAACCGCGGCGGCGCACTATGGCTTGGGCAACCTGCTCGCGCAGCGGCGCAATTTTCGCGCAGCGATGGAAGAGTTCCAGGCGGTGCTGGCAATCGATCCCGCCCATGTGCCGGCGCGCAACAATCTCGGCAACTGCCAGCTCGTGACCGGTCAGCTGCGCGAAGCCGTCGCGACGTACGAGGAAGTGTTGCGGGCGCGACCGAACGATGCCGCCGTCGAGCGGAACCTCGCCCTCGCGCGGGAACTGCTGCGCAGCGGCGGGCACGGGCCCTAG
- a CDS encoding TonB-dependent receptor plug domain-containing protein, with product MTTKVPPPNSGVRCLLASMLTLSLTSLGFAQQTPPPPATAAQPGDDDVIVLSPFEVDASKDKGYYAENTLAGSRMNTNIADLGASISVITKQQIEDTASVDINDVFRYEINTEGSSTYTPAQQSMRSDGVIDVNAGVTPGNNGIASTNATANRIRGLGTPSTAINFYPSISAVPMDAYNIDSLEINRGPNSMLFGMGSPAGIVNLNYARAVLNRDFARVQLRFDDRESYRASLSFNQVLWKDKLAVHGALLYDDRQFERKPSYDITRRQYATLTFKPLAKTTIRASVEGYSNDSRRPNSLTPRDFVTEWKNAGSPIYDSVTKQVTVNGTARGLYWPAGQSASAFATQVTNDTRAAIEASPGYNPALWNAARTQYAGVNINSEAALNNTGGIVNGAAQNVLFVPGITWVNQARTIQRISNGSLVDWFQPLGNQQYLTAWGTATNPAANPATYPTKANIWANPTWADIHNRYFTGSTGTSALYTKPLVGGYKYPGVTDKSIYDWENINLLQMNYAEQKNATYNVEIEQEITDDLFLNLGWFRQDFEAMSHYPVSQLNVATLFVDTNARLPNGSPNPYVGQVYLEDIDPDRFRDAEEDDHYRAMLAYTPDFRQKDGWLKWLGHHQLLGLWSKQDTTTSKIRQRLHYVAAGNEAGKFRWLRNSNNDASGNPTGWNRQTTSYRHMYYLSNPGDPAGAVTTSSGQWDHTTYTGGIQVYDYATSAFTSIPMTAEYIDFDATTGANQRELESLSAGMTNYLWNDRLITTFGVRRDDYRARTTTTGTIKNPDGSVTPALTNQQKWINGIHQTDLVLHRFGPWDELSGNTTTKGAVLKPFKNWHSIESRANSGSQFWQFVRDFGISYNESDNFNPPPSAQVDAFGNPLPKPTGEGRDIGFQFSMLDNKLFARVTWFEATNQNERFSPGSSISRLTGNVDTTLFRNWARTISMINMGMDPRLDGFGQNLSTQQEEQVKAAAEKIWQLPYDYYSNVGNIYATGNREAKGVEMVVNYNPVPNWTIKLTGGKQNTVNSDVLKEFDAWYAVRAPIWQAAKASTYLLPQYQNLASYTNAGGREVDLTNFLTSYGFESAVRLDDQFGNTNVQNYYNVNVQPQYALARDLNGQSAPNQRKYRGALLTSYSFDNDRFRGWFVGGSQRWEDRSVIGYYGKSSGANATPGYLDLSDISRPIYDSANWYTDVWVGYQRKIMNGKVGMKLQLNVYDIFESGGLQVTQVNYDGSPYAFRIKDPRQFVLTATFDF from the coding sequence ATGACCACGAAAGTTCCTCCGCCGAATTCCGGAGTCCGATGCCTGCTGGCATCGATGCTGACCCTGTCGCTCACGTCGCTTGGTTTCGCGCAACAGACCCCACCGCCGCCGGCAACCGCGGCGCAGCCGGGGGACGATGATGTCATCGTGCTCTCGCCATTCGAGGTCGACGCCTCGAAGGACAAAGGCTACTACGCCGAGAACACCCTCGCCGGCAGCCGCATGAACACCAACATCGCGGACCTCGGTGCCTCGATCTCGGTGATCACGAAGCAGCAGATCGAGGACACGGCTTCGGTCGACATCAACGACGTGTTCCGTTACGAGATCAACACGGAGGGATCCTCCACCTACACGCCCGCGCAGCAGTCGATGCGGAGCGACGGCGTGATTGACGTGAACGCCGGCGTGACGCCGGGCAACAACGGCATCGCCTCGACCAATGCCACCGCCAACCGCATCCGCGGCTTGGGCACGCCCAGCACGGCGATCAACTTCTACCCGTCGATCTCGGCGGTGCCGATGGACGCCTACAACATCGACTCGCTGGAAATCAACCGCGGTCCGAATTCGATGCTCTTCGGCATGGGCAGCCCGGCCGGCATCGTGAATCTGAACTATGCCCGCGCGGTGCTGAACCGCGATTTCGCCCGCGTGCAGTTGCGCTTCGACGATCGCGAGTCCTATCGCGCCTCGCTCTCGTTCAACCAGGTGCTGTGGAAGGACAAGCTCGCCGTCCACGGCGCGCTGCTGTACGACGACCGGCAGTTCGAGCGCAAGCCGTCGTATGACATCACCCGCCGGCAATACGCCACGCTCACCTTCAAGCCGCTGGCGAAGACGACGATTCGCGCCAGCGTGGAAGGCTACTCCAACGACAGCCGGCGCCCGAACTCTCTCACGCCGCGCGATTTTGTGACGGAGTGGAAGAACGCCGGCAGCCCGATCTACGATTCCGTGACCAAGCAGGTCACCGTCAACGGCACGGCGCGCGGCCTGTACTGGCCCGCCGGCCAGTCGGCCTCGGCCTTCGCCACGCAGGTGACGAACGATACCCGCGCGGCCATCGAGGCCAGCCCCGGCTACAACCCCGCGCTCTGGAACGCGGCGCGCACCCAGTACGCCGGCGTCAACATCAACAGCGAAGCCGCGCTGAACAACACCGGCGGCATCGTCAACGGCGCGGCACAGAACGTCCTCTTCGTGCCGGGTATCACCTGGGTCAACCAGGCCCGCACGATCCAGCGGATCTCCAATGGCTCGCTGGTCGACTGGTTCCAGCCCTTGGGCAACCAGCAGTATCTCACGGCGTGGGGCACGGCCACGAATCCGGCGGCGAATCCCGCGACCTATCCCACCAAGGCCAACATCTGGGCCAACCCGACCTGGGCCGACATCCACAACCGCTACTTCACGGGCTCGACCGGCACCAGCGCGTTGTACACCAAGCCGCTTGTCGGCGGCTACAAGTATCCGGGTGTCACTGACAAGTCGATCTACGACTGGGAAAACATCAATCTGCTGCAGATGAATTATGCGGAGCAGAAGAATGCGACGTATAACGTCGAAATCGAGCAGGAGATCACCGACGACCTGTTCCTCAACCTCGGCTGGTTCCGCCAGGATTTCGAGGCGATGTCGCACTACCCGGTGTCGCAGTTGAATGTGGCGACGCTGTTCGTCGACACCAACGCGCGGCTGCCGAACGGCTCGCCGAATCCCTACGTCGGCCAGGTGTACCTTGAGGATATCGATCCGGACCGGTTCCGCGATGCCGAGGAGGATGACCACTACCGCGCGATGCTGGCCTACACGCCTGATTTCCGGCAGAAAGACGGCTGGCTGAAGTGGCTCGGTCATCATCAACTGCTCGGCCTCTGGTCCAAGCAGGACACCACCACGAGCAAGATCCGCCAGCGGCTGCACTACGTCGCGGCGGGCAACGAGGCGGGCAAATTCCGCTGGCTGCGCAACTCGAACAACGACGCCAGCGGCAATCCGACCGGCTGGAACCGCCAGACGACCTCCTACCGGCATATGTACTACCTGTCGAACCCCGGCGATCCGGCCGGCGCAGTGACGACCTCTTCCGGTCAGTGGGATCACACCACGTACACGGGCGGCATCCAGGTGTACGACTATGCCACCAGTGCGTTCACGAGCATCCCGATGACCGCCGAGTACATCGACTTCGATGCGACGACGGGTGCCAACCAGCGCGAACTCGAGTCGCTGAGCGCCGGCATGACCAACTACCTGTGGAATGACCGACTGATCACGACGTTCGGCGTTCGTCGCGACGACTATCGCGCCCGCACTACGACGACTGGTACCATCAAGAATCCCGACGGCAGTGTGACGCCGGCCCTGACCAACCAGCAGAAGTGGATCAACGGTATTCATCAGACCGATCTCGTGCTCCACCGGTTCGGACCGTGGGACGAGCTCTCGGGCAACACCACGACGAAGGGCGCCGTGCTCAAGCCGTTCAAGAACTGGCACTCCATCGAGAGCCGCGCGAACTCGGGTTCGCAGTTCTGGCAGTTCGTCCGCGATTTCGGCATCAGCTACAACGAGTCCGACAACTTCAACCCGCCGCCATCGGCGCAGGTCGACGCGTTTGGCAATCCGCTGCCGAAGCCGACCGGCGAAGGCCGGGACATCGGCTTCCAGTTCTCGATGCTCGACAACAAGCTGTTCGCCCGCGTGACCTGGTTCGAGGCGACCAACCAGAACGAGCGGTTCAGCCCTGGTTCGTCGATCAGCCGTTTGACCGGCAATGTCGACACCACGCTGTTCCGCAACTGGGCCCGGACAATCTCCATGATCAACATGGGCATGGATCCGCGACTCGACGGTTTCGGCCAGAATCTCTCGACCCAGCAGGAAGAGCAGGTCAAGGCCGCCGCGGAGAAAATCTGGCAGCTGCCGTACGACTACTACAGCAACGTCGGCAACATCTACGCCACCGGCAATCGCGAAGCCAAGGGTGTCGAGATGGTCGTGAACTACAATCCGGTGCCGAACTGGACGATCAAGCTGACCGGCGGCAAGCAGAACACGGTCAACTCCGACGTCTTGAAGGAGTTTGATGCCTGGTATGCGGTGCGCGCGCCGATCTGGCAGGCCGCCAAGGCTTCGACCTACCTGCTGCCGCAGTATCAGAACCTCGCCAGCTACACCAATGCGGGTGGCCGCGAGGTGGACCTGACGAACTTCCTGACCAGCTACGGCTTTGAATCGGCGGTCCGGTTGGACGATCAGTTCGGCAACACGAACGTTCAAAACTACTACAACGTGAACGTGCAGCCGCAGTATGCGCTGGCCCGCGATCTCAACGGCCAGTCCGCCCCGAACCAGCGCAAGTATCGCGGCGCCCTGCTGACCAGCTACAGTTTCGACAACGACCGCTTCCGCGGCTGGTTCGTCGGCGGCAGCCAGCGCTGGGAGGACCGCTCGGTCATCGGCTACTACGGCAAGTCCAGCGGCGCCAACGCCACGCCGGGCTACCTCGATCTGTCGGACATCAGCCGTCCGATCTACGACAGCGCCAACTGGTACACCGACGTGTGGGTCGGCTATCAGCGCAAGATCATGAACGGCAAGGTGGGCATGAAGCTCCAGCTGAATGTCTATGACATCTTCGAGAGCGGCGGGCTGCAGGTGACGCAGGTCAACTATGACGGTTCGCCCTATGCGTTCCGCATCAAGGATCCGCGCCAGTTCGTGCTGACCGCGACGTTCGACTTCTAG